CCTCTATGAAGTCTCAGGCTTGCAAGTTCGGCTGGGGGATCCCAGGCAAGTCCTCCTGCACCATTGAGGACGCCTACCCATCGGATACCGGAGTGTACTGGTGTGAGTCCCAGCAGGGGGAGTACAGCAACTACATCAACATCACAGTGACAGGTAACACCAAAAGGgctttgttcttgttttataatctgccagaaaacagactttttaaactCTACTTGTGAGGGTTTCTCGTTCCAGCTGGTCTTGTGATCCTGGAGAGTCCAGTACTTCCTGTGACGGAGTCCGATAAAGTGACGCTTCGCTGCCTCTACAAGGAAAACCTCCACTTAAAATCAATGTCAGATTTCAACGCTACGTTCTACAGAGATGATGTTTTCATCGGCACTGAGCCGGCAGGGACGATGATCCTCCCAGCCGTGACCATGAATCACAAAGGCTTCTACAAATGTGAACATCCCAAGAGAGGAATGTCCGATCAGAGCTGGCTGTCTGTGACAGGTGACGTGATGTTCTACTTCCAGTACAGTTCCAGTCATCTACAGCCACATTAACGCTGTCTTTGTGCAAAACATGCTTAGATAGAACAGGGTTGTAACAGAGCTGAGCAGTGCCCAGAAAACCTCCAAGGAGAGGTGTCCAGAAAGTGGGTTAGCAAATGTAAACGTAAGGGTGCTTCTTATCCAGAGAAAAAGCTGTGACCATTCCAATATGGCAGCACGTTGACGTATGATCCAGCAGCCCATGTACGTACATACCTCTACAGGACCAGACACCAGCACTGTTGCATGAAACATCGACATGCTGTCTAAAATCACTGGGACACAATTTGCTGGCTTTGTTTGGTTCAGTTTAACGGCACTGATTTTGCACAACCGCTGTCTAAAAAGCGTTTACGATGGGCGGTCAGCTTCAGTGGCAGCACGTAGCTGCCGTGGACACGTCCGCAGGACTTTTTCTGATCATTTGTGGTCTTGAAATTGCATTTTAGAAACTGACGGttgcatatttaaaaaagaaacatattttggttgttttacAGGCTAGTGTTTTTTGCCATAATAGATTTAAATCATATTACTTTGACAAAAGGCTTTCAGTGTTTTGTAGCCAAAGTTTTATATGATATGAAACATTTAGAGATTtgatttaagataagataaactaaTCCTTTGCtgatccccatgggggaaattcaggtgttgcaacagccaaGATACAAGCATAGAAAATTAAAATCGCAACAGAAAAAAGTGCACGTTAAAAAGAAAGTGACAATTTATGACAGTGACATCATATGAAAGTAGCAGCAGGTTTGAAGATTTAcaggaaatataaaatatgcaCTTTGATGAACCCCTAACCTTTGAATGACTTCATTCTTATTCAGTGGGCTAAAACAAGAACAAAGAATTGAAttcaagaaacaaaaatgagtGTTAGTCTGAGAGCAGCGATGAAATGTGTCGTTTCGTTTCAACCTGCTGGCACCACTGGAGGCTTTTCTGGGAGATTGTGACATGTGTTTTGTCCTCACAGACAAACCTTTGCCCTCCACTCCTACTCCGTCTTCCCTTCCTGACATGCCCAGGCTGCTGTGCACCCTTCTGCTGTTCATCCTCTACACCGGCATACTCGGTATCTGTGTATACATGTACCGAAAGTGGTCTCGAGGTAAGCTGAAAAAACTAATAATCACACAGTATATTGATccctgtgttttacattttaagctTTATCAGAGGTATTCAAATGTAATGATGCATGAACAAAGTCTTAAGAACCTAAAATCAAGCGTTGAATGTCCTACTGAAGGATCATTAAACTTCACAAACAGAAGCTTGTTTTAGCTTTTCCTCGTCCGCTGCATTGAGTCCTTTTTTCAGCGATGCCGTGTGCTGATTGGTGGGAGCGTCGCGTGGGCTTCGCCACAGATGACCTGGTTTGCAGTAAACAGGGTGGCTCACAAAAGCAACAAAGTCCGTTGCCACAGTAACAGCTGCGTTAGTTTGAATCAggaagtggggaaaaaaaacaatagcgATGGACTGGAGAGTGTGGctacagtgggggggggggggcaccaatGGGTTTGCAAGGAGTTCCTTGTCTGATGGTGCTTATTAAACTCCATCAGTTATTCAGTCTAAAATCACTGGGACACAATTTGTTTGgttcagtttaaaaaataaaaaaaggttgTTAACTCCAATAACTAAAAAGTttctctgctcttgtttcccTGCAGCTCGAGCTGATGAAAAGAGAAGAGTTTCTGATCATCTCGTGATGGAATGAGGACGAAGAAGAGAAAAAACGAGAGGaagatatagaaatatatatatatttttttaatttcttttttaatcctACTGTTCTTACAGAATCACTCTCATTGTACACATCTtttggtaggtacaaaaacatttggaattaGTTCAGTagacacacaccaccagactacattgcACTCAAAGAATATGGTAGATGCTGTTTaattgttactgtgtgttaaaaCCTGACCGATCAAGGCAACAATAGATCAGTTACTCtcatgtaaaatccctgttttagtgaatggagtctggtgtgtgtgcagagagcgatctgagcctgtcagtggatcaaacaagctcttttagtggatctagtgtgatcaggtgcagttggaCCAAAGGATCACGTTGGCAGCTGCTGaactactggaccagttccaacacttacCTACTATTGTACTTATTGTAactcatttagacaccaaaacacatatatcctttaaatgttttatcttgTCATAGCTACTATAATGTGTTTACATGAAAGCTAAAGAATATaatcaaaaattattattattattattattattattcacatatttgcACAAATCTCTAAATTTACCGGCACAAAGGTCACAGACGATGAACGTTTGGGACCTGATGTTATGTTTCAGAGACAATATAGACAATATAGACTCCGTGGTGCCTTCAGGGACCTGGACAGGGCTCTGTACATGCACCAAGCCGCCCGTCCACTCAGTGTCCATTAGATGGCGTGGTTGTAGCACCAGGACCGTTGATCCCACAGAGGGACAGAGCCCAGGCTGCCTGTGTTTATACAGCGCTGGGTGGGTCTTTAATTATCGGCACACGACAACCAGGAAGCACTCGACTTAGGACCCTGACACCCACCTCCACGCACAGGTATCTGGAGATGGGGGAAAATTACCTCAAACTTTCTCCCGTGACACCATCTGGCAGTCTCTTCTTGTGAGGGGCTTTCCCTTTCATTACCTGACCTGTGCATGAACAAATTTGGGTTTCCCCTCCAGGTGATCAAAGAGGAACATGGCTTTCACTTTCTTAGAGAAATGAGACCACCCCCTCACCCTCTCAGGTGTGATGTTTCCACTTCCTCAGTCAGGCTGTCCAAGCCAGTACTGTCATACTCTCCATGAAGAGCTCATTTTCTGCCAAAACCAGATGGGATTAAAACCCTTAAAACCctaaactgtgtgtgaatgaacagtAGTGGAAACTAAAACATAACTAAACGAATTGCTCATTACAAACTGGTGCCAGTTTATGGTGAAGAAacaaatagaataataaaataatgtgtagATAAATAATGATCCCTCCTTACTTCATGAATTCTTCTACTTATTTACTGCATTCCTCTTATAACACGGTTTTATTGAATACTCGGTTCAATATCCACATTCTcaggatttttatttaattcccTCCTGTAATTGTATATACTGCTTCAActtctgtatttgtattctggcaaaataatttccttcgatgaataaagttgatcttatcttatctgttCTTCCTGTATCACAGACTGTTTCTACCTACACCTTTCTGATAACTTTTGAAtcaataaaattgttttaaagtaaactgttgatttctttagtctGAAACTGTAAGATGGAGTTCATTAAGATGCTGTCTCCCAGTTTCTGGTAAATCAGAACTACTCATTTGTTATTCGTTAGGTTTTTCACCCCTGACTCATTCATAGCCTACAGCTAAATATGCACACAGTTCTGCACCTATGGCTCAGGGGCTCTGGGAAGAAACCCCAGTCACACTTGGGGCAGATTATGCAAACAAGTCTCTACAGCATCTGCTATCTTTATATTTCTGTCTGAGTCTGGCAGCTTCTGTGGGGCTAAAGTTAGTTCACAGCTTTAGTGCTCTTAGCTAAATCCTAGCATGTTGATGTTAAGCACTGCATAATGTTCAACTAATTCCCCATCTTACTTTAGTGTGGTAGCGTGTTGACATTCGCTATTATCAGACTATATATCAGACTATCGTATCAACATTATTTGATTATTGGTGCATGACATTTGAACAGGGAAGTCACACTTTCTGAGTTCTCAGTCAACGCCCCCGTTGGATCTCTGATTGGGAAAGTTGGACGAACCATGCTAACCACGACCTCAAAATCCAAGATGTCTGCTGTGCACATCAACAGtagttaaagctgcagtaataaACAGTTTATTCACACTTGTGACTCGTTTATGTGTCATTAAATCAGTCGCACACGAAGCACTGTCCAACTTCTTCATCTGTATgagcaaaacacagcagaagtTATCATCGGCTGGTAATGCTAACAATGGCTGACCTGGCTCGGGCCGCCTAGCACTTATTGAGAGTCTGCACCAAAGTGTTGGACCGACCGACTGACCGACAAACACTGCCGGCCAAAAACACACTGGCTTTAATTCCACTTAGATatcaaaaatcaacaaaactgTTGTGTGGTAACAAAATGCTCACCTTGAGGGAGGTATTTACACACAAAGAAGGATTTGGGGTATTTCCTGGTGATGATACCCTGTCACAAGATATTAATGTGGGGAACCTTCTTTCACTGTATTGACTCACAGTCgatgagtcacacacacacgagtcaCCTGAAAGTGAAATTCAGGGAATGTTTGGAGCATTAATGagtcattttcatttacatCTCTGAAGCTAAAAGTCAGCAGTCTAGTGTTTGAACAGGGCTGCTGTTGAAAAGCAAagttttttaaatgctgttacATCTAACCTTTaatgaggagaagatgagaaggaaactttatttatactgcACCTTTCATACGAGGGTTGTAGCTCAGAGCGCTTTAGAATAAgtgaagaaaacagaataaaacagactATCAAAGCtatcaaataaataacaaacaaaagaggCAGCAAAAGTGGCAAAAAATGACACtaagaaagacataaaaataaagaaataaaggaaagtataagaacaataaaacatgtaaaagatgacagaaataaaagaacagTTTGGAGGTTATGGTTGTCCGCTGTGGTCGCAAAACCAGCACTTGCTAGATTAGCCATTGTTAGCATTACCAGCTGATAATAATGCTTTTATGGTGCATATTGCATCTTACTACAgcttccactgctgctgctgctgcacggagcagccatcttggattttGAGGTCTGGCTTTTGCCCGACTTTCCAAGTCGGAGATCTGTCTTCTGAATTCATGAATGAATGTTGACGTCACTGCTGGGTGTAGCCTCAGGTGTGTAAAGACAGAAGGTCTTCCCTCAACTCAATCAGTGAAGTGGAATTTCCTGTTTCACCAGCTATAAATAGTACAGATTACATCAACATATACTTACGTAATGGAAGGAATCTCCTCGTGTGACGATACTGTTTGacatatttaaaatatttacatgaaCAAAGGATCGAACATGAAATGCCACGATGGCACGATGGCACGATGCCAGTCATCATGACAAACCCAAGTCCTTAGTTACCTCCTCGGCAGTTTAGTCTTATTTGgatcattgttttggttttctagTTTGAAAATCCAAGCCCCACCAAACAGACGGACCCAGATAGAGACCGAGATTTCCCTCAGGTGGTGGAGACGAAGCCTGGAGCTAAGAGCAACCGAATATTGGATTCACGCTCATCAGGTGAAACAAAAGCACCACTCTAATAggatgataatgttgctctatGCCTACTGGgtgttttctaacattttagCCACAACTTTTAAAGGTTAAATAGGCTGTTTTTTATACTGCAGCACAAATTCATAACACCATTTATTAGAAAAGGTTTCTGTCAGAAAGTTTGTTCTCCTTAAAAGAAGTGTGTGCTTTAtccctgatgtgtttttctgctgtagaagtaaagtaaagtgatgttttaataattaaaataatctttTAACAATAATCTTGTTCAGTGGAGGCGGGCATCATAAATCAGTCACCAAGAAGTATTGAAACagataaattaaatatttacagactcaaataaaaaataaatgtatatttattcaGACAATACAGAACAATGACTGATCTGAGACAACATAGATACTAAAAATGCGTTTCAAtagcagtaaaagaaaaataaaaagtccgATAAAGTCTCATCCTGGTATTGAAACCATGAACAAACAGCTCAGCACAGGTGGACGGTTACAGTGTCCAGTTTCATTAGAGTCCACGAGTGAATGTTCAGGTGAGTCGGGGGTTCACCTGCTGAAGGGAAAAACACTTTAATCCTGTTTACGGGAAAAGGACACGGAACATTTCTGTTGTTCCCCCGTCAGGTGTTTCCTGGTTTGACAGTTGAATAGATGGTCGGTGCAGCGTTCACATCTGTGGAGGAAGCATACACgtgaaatattaatatttcagaGCTCGGAGGTGTGAAGATTAAGGTTACATTACCGACAGATGGTTATTCTATAGCCTCATTCACACAGTGGATTAGTTTCCACACAGGGAATGAAAAGCTTCTTTCACAGTCTGCCTTGtgctgtttgatgtttgatgctTGGATCAGCCATTGTCATTCATTCTTATGTTGTTCTAACATATTTGTCAtattaatttgaatttgaacacGTGCCGTCTCAAATTGCCCCATGAGGGACAAATTAAGGGGAAGCTCTCTTTACCACTTTAAGACTTTTAGCaggtttgttttgtaaaataagaataagaggTTTGTCTGTGGTAAATCCATGAAGTTTAGGATTAAATATCAGTCATGGAACCAGCAGGCGTCTTCATCGACATAAATGGGGCAACAGAAagggaaaatattcaaaaaaggGGAAGTGAAAAGTAAAAGACCGTTCGTTCCTACATTAGAGGGAAGAAACTAAAGTCCCTTTAGTCCTTATAACTTACTTTAACAACAAGTTATTATGGGTTAGTCGCCCATCTAGTGACAAACCGTTTTTTTAAGCTTAAATCACCAAATCAGTTTTACAAAAAGCAGAATCACCATGTCCACAATACTTGTTTTATTCTCTGTGATTAGACGTAAAACGAAGTGCTGTCTAGTAAACAGCGGTTACAGGTGAGTCATTTGTGACTTTTTATTGAATATTTCCTTAGTTAAAGACTAATCTCAACCTTTTGTCAGTACTCGTCTATGTTCCACTGTTCCTACCACatcttaagataagataagatgttcCACCTTACAGcagaaatattataatatacaaGGGGGGAATATATGAAAAACAGAGAGTGGAGATATtaaaaagtattgcacattgtgaggTGAGGTAATTGGTTATTGTCAGATCCggtgcagtgtggtctactgggagcagggCTGGTTGCAGCAACAGGAAGGAAGTGTTGAAGTATTAATGTCCGCCTGTTCCTCCAGTCGATTGGCTGGTTGAAGGTGAGACTGTTCTAGACTTTCTTTTATGGGTCTCTAAAAACAGCCAGAAAGAGAGGAGCTCAGGCCGGGCGGCTAAGCTAGCGAGCTAACAGGTGACGGATATCGTTGGAGACAGGAAGGTGTACTTCACTGGGTGGTTTCGGGCCAAACTAAATGGTACTTGACCATCTGTCCTTCAACAGCTCTCAGTCAAACTGCCACTTTCTTCACTTACTAGCAGTGTAGTGAAAAAGTAAAGATACCATCAGACGCAGGCACTGTTATCACGGGTCATTAAACCACCAATAGATTTGTCATTTTGCACAtatttgcactatattttattttgtacatttctattttgtattttttgcacatttgcattatgttttgtatatttgtgtttttacttttcattgttTATCTCCATCTGATGTAGCTGCTGTGAAATGAGAAATTCCCCcttgggggatgaataaaggtgcatcttatcttatcctatcttaaaacaaagacagcagagtGGGAGAAGAGCCTGGAGCCTGTTTAGggtttagttttatttccatctgctTATCCATCAAAAGTAAACATAGAAACTCTGAATCATCGACCATGTGGCAGATAGCAACAACATTGGCAGATAACAACAAACACTCGTGACCCGGAGACTCGTACGTAACAGATTCCTCACATACCAGAGGAGTGGCTCGGTGCTGGGGAGGCAGAGCGGCCTGTTCATGGCCTGAAACTTTAGTTTTTGATCTCAT
The sequence above is a segment of the Pempheris klunzingeri isolate RE-2024b chromosome 23, fPemKlu1.hap1, whole genome shotgun sequence genome. Coding sequences within it:
- the LOC139222568 gene encoding low affinity immunoglobulin gamma Fc region receptor III-A-like, producing MKSQACKFGWGIPGKSSCTIEDAYPSDTGVYWCESQQGEYSNYINITVTAGLVILESPVLPVTESDKVTLRCLYKENLHLKSMSDFNATFYRDDVFIGTEPAGTMILPAVTMNHKGFYKCEHPKRGMSDQSWLSVTDKPLPSTPTPSSLPDMPRLLCTLLLFILYTGILGICVYMYRKWSRARADEKRRVSDHLVME